Genomic window (Mycoplasma leachii PG50):
GTATATGAAGACTTATTAAATGTCCTAAATAACTTAAAAGCAAATGATAAAGAATTTTACACTCCTATTTATAATAGATTAGTTGAATCTCAACTACAAAGACAAACTTTAATAAAACTTAGTGAAAAAGAATGTAAGCACCGTTTAATTATTGAAATTCTAAAACAAGTTGGACTTGATGAAAGTGTTTTATCAAGATATCCTTTAGAGTTTTCTGGTGGTCAACAACAACGTTTAGGAATTTGTAGATCTGTTGTTTTACGTCCTAAGTTATTGATTGCTGATGAACCAATTTCAGCTCTAGATGTTTCAATTCAAGCTCAAGTTATTAATATTTTTAATGAGTTAAAGAAAAAATATAATTTAACTATATTATTTATTGCTCATGATTTGAGAATGGTTGAATATATTTCAGATAGAATTGCTGTAATTAATAAAGGAGTTTTATTAGAAATAGGACCAACTGATGAAATTATTAATAATGCTTATCATCCTTATACTAAAAGTTTATTAGATGCTGTTCCTTCAATTGAAAGTGAAAAAGGTTCTTTAATTGGATCAATTTATGATCATAACATTCATAAATATGATGAAAACAACCAACCATCATGACATCATGTTGGAAAGAATCATTTTGTTTTAGCAACTGATTCAGAATTAGCGGTTTATAAGTTTGACAAGCAAAAATTAAATAAATAAAAAGCTAGTTCATATAACTAGCTTTTTTAATCTTAATTATTATTTAAAATTTCATTTATTAATTTATTTATATAAATGTTTTTAATTTCTAAATCAGTAATTTTTACTTTAATATCAACTAATTGATTTGCATAATATGGATCTTGTAAGCGATTATTATAAATAATAAAAAAAATAAACATACCAATAATTGGTAATATTCATCATAATCATAATTTATTTAAAATTTTTTTATTAGTTTGTTTCAGTTGTAACTGATAATCATTAATTTTATTTTGATTAATGATTTTTTGTTGATCTAAAAGTTGTTTTAGATCAATTAAAAGTTCATTTAAATTAATTTTTGAATTTAGCTGATTAATTTGTTCTTTTGAAAAAATCATTTTTATAAAATCTATTTTATTATAATAATTATTAACAAATACATCTTCAAGTAGTGATAAGCCAGTTTTATTTTGCATATTTATAACCTCAATTGTTGTTTAGTTTTATTTATTTTATAATCTTATTAGAATTTGAAAGGATTTTATATGTATTATTTAGGAATAATTTTAGCTAGTATAGTTGGGTATTTTTTAGGTTCTATTTCTTGATCAATAATTATAGTTAAAAAAGTTGGAAATATTGAT
Coding sequences:
- a CDS encoding ABC transporter ATP-binding protein, whose product is MSKYYIEKQPFKKALYRSIRKGTNEMLNAYKNRKTVVEIRNLDIVYGFGAKEFTAIKDLNLNIYDGEVLGLVGESGSGKSTIGRSIIGLTPHSFGQIKILDRIVPKNLEKTNKFSKKYKDIINFMVNKVQMIFQDPTNSLNPFKDVKTVVGEGLSNTKNAKLIYITDFDEKVYNNTISQIKDSDKLTNKIFDYVDQMTKLTYTLDNSYKVVYEDLLNVLNNLKANDKEFYTPIYNRLVESQLQRQTLIKLSEKECKHRLIIEILKQVGLDESVLSRYPLEFSGGQQQRLGICRSVVLRPKLLIADEPISALDVSIQAQVINIFNELKKKYNLTILFIAHDLRMVEYISDRIAVINKGVLLEIGPTDEIINNAYHPYTKSLLDAVPSIESEKGSLIGSIYDHNIHKYDENNQPSWHHVGKNHFVLATDSELAVYKFDKQKLNK